From a region of the Fischerella sp. JS2 genome:
- a CDS encoding chlororespiratory reduction protein 7, producing MPDSLMYQQDHFVVLETNQEEQFLTASELLEKLTDILQKLNPQDLPPDIRSLDSIEARAKYLLDTSCELDVGPGQYLQWYAVRLEK from the coding sequence ATGCCAGATTCATTAATGTACCAGCAAGATCATTTTGTTGTTTTAGAAACAAATCAAGAGGAACAGTTTCTGACGGCATCAGAACTATTAGAAAAATTGACAGATATTCTCCAAAAACTCAATCCTCAAGATTTACCCCCTGATATACGTTCTTTGGATTCTATCGAAGCAAGAGCGAAATATTTGCTTGACACTAGTTGTGAATTGGATGTTGGTCCCGGGCAATATTTACAATGGTACGCGGTGCGCCTAGAGAAATAA